The nucleotide window GCTAAGGGCATAGTTATATTACAGCATACGTTCTTTAGtaaaatctattatattCTTCACATATTCCCATAACAGACTTATAATATCCAGGTTCTATGTAAGTGGTTAAAACTGGTGGGGTACACGTAACCACGGGGGTCGTAACAAGCTTAACCAAGCCTGTAACCAAGGCTTATTTACCTCATGCTTCGTATTTTGTGCTTTGCTGCGGGCTCAGCCACTCTGCACCCTCATCCCACGTAATACGATGTGTAGAAATACATGGACCCGCCACTTTCATTGGCTAAGACAAGTGAGTGGGGCTATCTTAGCTCTTATTGGTTCTGGATGGCCAAGTTGAATTTTTAGAAGCTGCAGAAGTGGCTTACCGCAAGGCAGACTCGTTTTGCAAGGCATGAAATAAATACTACACAGTACTAATAAAGCCATCTCGCATAAAACTCCAGTTATACTAGTGCCTactgatcaaagaatatCATAATGGACATTCCTTTTGAATACAAAACTTTCGAGTACGATGcgcttccatcatcaacctgcATCCGCCTCCTCTGGCCAATAAAGCGACTTCAAGACCCGGAACAACGTTCTATCAACGGCGTCCCCTTGATGGAATTCCTGCTTGAACCATCAGAACCTGACAGATGTCCTCTTTATCATGCGCTATCTTACACTTGGGGAAACCCGAAGGAGGCCCTAACCGGATCATCAGATGAATATTCTGTCCAGCATAAGCACGTCATAGCTGTCAATGGCCGCTTGTTTTACGTTGGAAAGAATCTTTACGAAGCCTTGTATAGAATTCAAGAGCGCATTGTAGCACCAAACAACATTGATGACCGATTTGGTATTTACAACAAGACGAAGCTCATACAAGCTGCCGAGGAAGGGAACTTACACCAGGTCACGGAATGCCTTAATCAAGGTGCCAATTACCAATGTCAGGATAATTTCGGCGAGACGGCTTTACATTATGCTGCAGAGAATGGATATCCAGAAATCgtcaggcttcttcttgtccaaGGTGCAAACGCAACCACTCTGGATCGATCCAGACGCGACCCACTAGCCTGTTGTTTGCAACGGAAGCGCCGCCGATGGCAAGAAACCGCCGAAATACTGCGCACTTGGGATAACCAGGACAAAGATGGATCTAATCCAACAAAGCCTATGACTCTGACAGGACAGCCTCTCTGGATCGATGCAATATGTATCAACCAGGACGACATTCCAGAGCGTAATAGCCAAGTTGTAATGATGTCGCAGATCTACGGGTCGGCACACTGTGTCTTGGCGTGGctaggagaggaagatgataCGACTCAGGCGGCTTGCAATTTCTTATCGTCTGAACTCGCTTCCCCAGAAAGTTACACAAAGTCCTTCAGACGGTGGTCTGCCTATCACAGAGGGGAAAGTCTTGACTTGGATGAGAAGCCTGATGGTATCGTCATGTCTGTTAGGGAGTTGCTAGCCATAAAAAGCCTGCTCACCCGTACGTGGTTTTCTCGGACATGGGTGATTCAAGAAGTATCACTTGCCAAACAGATCGATCTGATGTGCGGACCGTTTCAATTCAGCTGGGTGAAACTGTTTTTTCTCCTGTTTGGGCGGTTCGGCGACATCAGAGCCAGTCGTTTCCTGGGCTACGGTGGGCCAGCCATTAAATTTGAAAGAGCTGTACCAGGCACAGAAGTCCTTTCCCTTTTTGATATCAGAATTCGAACTAGACCTGATTGTAGAGAGGCAAAATCAAGAAGAGAGTGGTTACTCGAGCAGCCTACCTCACACTCGCTATACCAACAAAAGCTGAGCCTTCCTGCGCTGATTGTCCTTACCTGGAACTTCGCTGTATCCGATCCGCGGGATAGGATATTCGCATTGCTAGGCATTTCGCAGCCTTTGAAAGGCATGTGGGCGGACTATTCCAAGTCAGTTACTGAGGTTTTCACTGATATGGCTAAAATCCTTATTCAAGCAGAAGGAGATGATAGTGTTCAGAATTGGACCCAGACGGTAATGGATGATTTGGAACCGTTAGAATCACTGTCGTTTGTTCAGCCACCTTCCTCTTTCTTATTTCAATCCTCTACAATTTCGCTAAATAAGCCCAAACATGACCGCCCTACGACTCTCCCATCATGGGTTCCGATGTTCAATCTGCAATTAGTTTCCTGGAGAATCTACAACAAGAAATACAATGCTTCACGGGATCGTCAGGCTACATTTTATCCATCCCAACCGGAAATGCTAAAGCTTGATGGTTTGGTAGTCGACACGGTTGTTGAGTTAGAGGAACCGCCATTGATGACATTTTATGAACGTCTGATAGACGATAATGCAATAGAAAAATGGTTGGGAATCGTATCGCGTATCTCCGTTGTTTACCCCACTGGAGAAAGTCGCGTCGAAGCACTGTGGCGAACTCTCGTGCAAGAGAAACAAGACTATGAAAAGTCAGAAGCGTCGAAGGCGTTCTTCAAGGTCATTTTGCTTGAATGCATGGTCGAACATCGGCGAAGGAGCTCTAGTGACCGTCATTTGTCGCTATGCCAGGTCTTGGAAGGGTTGCGGAGAGGAGACTCAACCAAtatgcttccatcagccttGGATGTGATAACCAGCAACCAAGGTCTCAATGATAAGAGCGAGGACGGGTTCAGAAGGTTTCTGGATCTACCCGAGCAAGAGTTCAGATTTGGTATGTTTAATTATCTTACAGAGCGGTGTCTGCTGAGAACAGAAGGAGGCT belongs to Fusarium oxysporum Fo47 chromosome V, complete sequence and includes:
- a CDS encoding heterokaryon incompatibility protein-domain-containing protein yields the protein MDIPFEYKTFEYDALPSSTCIRLLWPIKRLQDPEQRSINGVPLMEFLLEPSEPDRCPLYHALSYTWGNPKEALTGSSDEYSVQHKHVIAVNGRLFYVGKNLYEALYRIQERIVAPNNIDDRFGIYNKTKLIQAAEEGNLHQVTECLNQGANYQCQDNFGETALHYAAENGYPEIVRLLLVQGANATTLDRSRRDPLACCLQRKRRRWQETAEILRTWDNQDKDGSNPTKPMTLTGQPLWIDAICINQDDIPERNSQVVMMSQIYGSAHCVLAWLGEEDDTTQAACNFLSSELASPESYTKSFRRWSAYHRGESLDLDEKPDGIVMSVRELLAIKSLLTRTWFSRTWVIQEVSLAKQIDLMCGPFQFSWVKLFFLLFGRFGDIRASRFLGYGGPAIKFERAVPGTEVLSLFDIRIRTRPDCREAKSRREWLLEQPTSHSLYQQKLSLPALIVLTWNFAVSDPRDRIFALLGISQPLKGMWADYSKSVTEVFTDMAKILIQAEGDDSVQNWTQTVMDDLEPLESLSFVQPPSSFLFQSSTISLNKPKHDRPTTLPSWVPMFNLQLVSWRIYNKKYNASRDRQATFYPSQPEMLKLDGLVVDTVVELEEPPLMTFYERLIDDNAIEKWLGIVSRISVVYPTGESRVEALWRTLVQEKQDYEKSEASKAFFKVILLECMVEHRRRSSSDRHLSLCQVLEGLRRGDSTNMLPSALDVITSNQGLNDKSEDGFRRFLDLPEQEFRFGMFNYLTERCLLRTEGGYLGISSKEAKPKDCVVLLAGGRTPYILRPIGVNEFMFIGEAYIHGMMFGESLRGQERDFNTIKIK